In the Pieris napi chromosome 19, ilPieNapi1.2, whole genome shotgun sequence genome, one interval contains:
- the LOC125059387 gene encoding carbonyl reductase [NADPH] 3-like isoform X1 has product MKLEIRNLIMTDVAVVTGSNKGLGFALVKRLCEKFHGIVYLTSRDSKRGFEACKKLKEINLSPQFYELDITDDKSITKFITYIKNKHGKIDILINNAGVLFLKDASEPKLFQAEQTLLVNFYSLVNFTEAMLPLIKDNGTILNISSSSGHLSRIPSNCIRQRISAPDLTLPNLKDLMQEYIECVKTNTENELWGSSPYVVSKVAVNAYTFMLNKALKSKGIRVNCVHPGYVISDMTHGAGSVTPEDGAVVPIQLALNPENGGLYVWHDGTLVPWDGPDPRGYIDKIHC; this is encoded by the exons ATGAAACTCGAGataagaaat CTTATTATGACCGACGTTGCTGTAGTGACGGGTTCTAACAAGGGACTCGGATTCGCACTAGTAAAAAGGCTTTGTGAAAAGTTCCATGGAATTGTATACTTAACATCGAGAGATTCAAAACGGGGGTTTGAGgcgtgtaaaaaattaaaagaaataaatttatcaccTCAATTTTATGAACTTGATATTACTGATGATAAaagtataacaaaatttattacatatattaaaaacaagcatggtaaaattgatattttaattaataatgctgGAGTATTATTCCTTAAAGATGCCTCAGAACCAAAGCTGTTTCAAGCTGAACAGACACTTCTAGTGAACTTTTATTCTTTGGTAAACTTTACTGAAGCCATGTTACcgttaataaaagacaacgGAACTATTCTAAACATATCCAGTTCTTCTGGACACTTGTCAAGGATACCGTCAAATTGTATTCGGCAACGAATAAGTGCTCCAGACTTGACTTTACCAAACCTAAAAGATTTAATGcaagaatatattgaatgTGTAAAAACCAACACCGAGAATGAATTGTGGGGTTCTTCTCCGTATGTGGTTTCAAAAGTAGCTGTTAACGCATACACCTTTATGTTAAACAAAGCATTAAAGTCGAAag GTATTCGGGTAAACTGCGTACATCCTGGATACGTCATCTCTGACATGACGCACGGGGCAGGCTCCGTGACTCCTGAAGATGGCGCCGTGGTGCCTATACAACTGGCTTTGAATCCAGAAAATGGAGGTCTATATGTCTGGCATGATGGGACACTAGTTCCATGGGACGGACCAGATCCACGAGgatatattgataaaattcaTTGTTAA
- the LOC125059387 gene encoding carbonyl reductase [NADPH] 3-like isoform X2, whose protein sequence is MTDVAVVTGSNKGLGFALVKRLCEKFHGIVYLTSRDSKRGFEACKKLKEINLSPQFYELDITDDKSITKFITYIKNKHGKIDILINNAGVLFLKDASEPKLFQAEQTLLVNFYSLVNFTEAMLPLIKDNGTILNISSSSGHLSRIPSNCIRQRISAPDLTLPNLKDLMQEYIECVKTNTENELWGSSPYVVSKVAVNAYTFMLNKALKSKGIRVNCVHPGYVISDMTHGAGSVTPEDGAVVPIQLALNPENGGLYVWHDGTLVPWDGPDPRGYIDKIHC, encoded by the exons ATGACCGACGTTGCTGTAGTGACGGGTTCTAACAAGGGACTCGGATTCGCACTAGTAAAAAGGCTTTGTGAAAAGTTCCATGGAATTGTATACTTAACATCGAGAGATTCAAAACGGGGGTTTGAGgcgtgtaaaaaattaaaagaaataaatttatcaccTCAATTTTATGAACTTGATATTACTGATGATAAaagtataacaaaatttattacatatattaaaaacaagcatggtaaaattgatattttaattaataatgctgGAGTATTATTCCTTAAAGATGCCTCAGAACCAAAGCTGTTTCAAGCTGAACAGACACTTCTAGTGAACTTTTATTCTTTGGTAAACTTTACTGAAGCCATGTTACcgttaataaaagacaacgGAACTATTCTAAACATATCCAGTTCTTCTGGACACTTGTCAAGGATACCGTCAAATTGTATTCGGCAACGAATAAGTGCTCCAGACTTGACTTTACCAAACCTAAAAGATTTAATGcaagaatatattgaatgTGTAAAAACCAACACCGAGAATGAATTGTGGGGTTCTTCTCCGTATGTGGTTTCAAAAGTAGCTGTTAACGCATACACCTTTATGTTAAACAAAGCATTAAAGTCGAAag GTATTCGGGTAAACTGCGTACATCCTGGATACGTCATCTCTGACATGACGCACGGGGCAGGCTCCGTGACTCCTGAAGATGGCGCCGTGGTGCCTATACAACTGGCTTTGAATCCAGAAAATGGAGGTCTATATGTCTGGCATGATGGGACACTAGTTCCATGGGACGGACCAGATCCACGAGgatatattgataaaattcaTTGTTAA
- the LOC125059066 gene encoding vesicle-associated membrane protein 7, with the protein MPILFSVVARGTVVLAKYATCAGNFTEVTEQILSKIPPHDDKLTYSHGNYLFHYIAENKLVYFCITDDKFQRSRAFLFLNEIKRRFTTVFGDTAQTAIPYAMNSEFARVLATEMKHYSESKDLETISRVHGELDELKNIMVKNIDSMAMRGEKLELLLNKADNLATNSVPYRNTARTLQRSLFWKNVKMYVIMAVIFGFAIYLIGAMACGGLAWQSCVG; encoded by the exons ATGCCTATATTATTCAGTGTAGTTGCCAGAGGCACAGTTGTTCTGGCTAAATATGCTACATGTGCTGGAAATTTTACTGAAGTAACTGAGCAAATATTATCCAAAATTCCTCCCCACGACGACAAACTTACCTACTCTCACGGGAACTATCTCTTTCACTATATTGCAGAgaataaattagtttatttttgcaTTACTGATGAT AAATTTCAAAGGTCGAGAGCTTTCCTCTTTCTcaatgaaattaaaagaaGGTTTACAACAGTATTTGGGGATACGGCCCAAACCGCCATTCCATATGCTATGAATAGTGAATTTGCAAGAGTACTGGCCACAGAAATGAAACATTACAGTGAATCTAAAGACCTGGAAACAATATCAAGAGTCCATGGTGAACTagatgaattaaaaaacatcatGGTTAAAAATATTG ATAGCATGGCGATGCGAGGTGAAAAATTAGAGCTCCTTCTGAATAAGGCTGATAATTTGGCAACAAAT TCGGTGCCCTATAGAAATACAGCGAGAACCCTCCAGCGTTCACTGTTTTGGAAGAATGTTAAAATGTATGTCATAATGGCTGTTATATTTGGGTTCGCTATTTACTTGATCGGCGCCATGGCTTGTGGTGGTTTGGCGTGGCAGTCCTGCGTTggttaa